The DNA sequence TCGACCGCGGCCTGGGTGGTGGCAAGATCGGCGGATTTTGAACTCAAGGTGTTGGCTTCGCGGTTGAACTCCTGCATGAGGAAATCCAGGCGTCGGCCTACGGGCTCGTCGCGCGCCAGGATGTCCTTAACTTCCTCGAGATGACCGTCCAGCCTGTCCAGTTCCTCGTCGACGTCGAGCTTTTGCGCGGTGAACGCGAGTTCCTGCTCCAGACGGCCGGGATCGGCGTTGACGTCGAGCTCAGCGATGCGGGCTTGCAGCTTGTCGCGCATGGCGTTCAACACTTGCGGACGGCGCGCGCGCACCTGCGCGACCAGTTTGCTAATCGTGGCGCAGCGCGTGCTGATGAGATCACGGATTCTGGCGCCCTCACGCTCGCGGGAATCGATTAGTTCAGCAAGCGCAGCCGCGAATAGATCCACCACCGCGGCCTGTAGCGGTTGCGGATCGTATTGCGGCTCGGCGACCGCGCCGGGCCAGCGCAGCACGTCGATTGCGGTCATGCGGGCGGCGTTGTTCATCAACGCCTCGACGCGGTGTGCGGCAACGATCACGGCCTTGGCCAGCCCCTCGTTGACATGCACTGTGTCCGCGGCCTGATCCGCGCGTTGAAAGCGCAGCTGGCATTCTAGCCGGCCTCGTGGCAATACACGGCCCGCCTGCTCCCGCAACGCGTTTTCCAGCCCGCGCAACTCGTCGGGCAGGCGCAGAACCACATCGAGATAGCGATGATTGACGCCGCGCAATTCGCAGGTCAGTGTGCCCGGCTCGCCTTTCCATTCGGCGCGGGCGAAACCCGTCATGCTCCTGATCATGTGATGAGTCCTCCTTTCAGTGTTGCTCGCCCACGTTCGCCGCACGTCCGCGCCGGGCGTGGTTATAATGCCCGATTCGATTATTTAACCTGGAGCCATTGGTTATGAGATTCAGCGGTTATAAGTTCCAGCATTATGAGACTTAAATTATGAGACCCAGCGGCCGCGCCTGCGGTGAGCTTCGCCCCATCAGTTTTCAGCGGCATTACACAAGGCATGCCGAGGGTGCCGTGCTGGTCGAAGCCGGCGACACCAAAGTTCTGTGCACGGCGTCGGTGGAAGAACGCGCGCCGGTTTTTCTCAAGGGCACGGGGCAGGGTTGGGTCACCGCGGAATACGGGATGTTACCGCGTTCCACCGGTGAGCGCATGGCGCGCGAAGCCGCTCGGGGACGACAAAGCGGACGGACGCAGGAGATACAGCGGCTGATTGGAAGGGCTTTGCGCGCGGCTGTCGATCTGAAGGCGTTGAACGAACGCAGCATCGTAATCGACTGCGACGTTATCCAGGCTGACGGCGGCACGCGTACGGCCGCCATAAGCGGTGCGTTCGTGGCGCTGTGTGATGCCATGAAATCCTTGAAGTCGCGGCGACGCATCGCGAAAGATCCGCTGTACGGCATGGTCGCCGCCGTGTCGGTGGGCATCTTCGAAGGCCAGCCGGTGCTGGATCTGGATTACACGGAGGATTCCGCCGCCGAGACCGACATGAGCGTGGTGATGAACGACGCCGGCGCGTTCATCGAGGTGCAGGGCACCGCCGAGGGGCATGCCTTCCGCATGGAAGAGTTGCACGCGATGCTGGAGTTGGCCGGCAAGGGCATTAGCATCATCATGGACGCGCAGCGTCAGGCGCTTGCGCGGGACTAGCAACAAAATGCGATCCGCGAAGCGCGTCGTGCTGGCCAGCAATAACCGCGCGAAGCTACGTGAGCTCGCGACGCTGCTTGATGGATTGCCATTCGAAATCGTCAACCAGTCGGCATTTGATGTGCCGGCGGCTCAGGAAACGGGGCTGACATTCGTGGAGAATGCGATCCTGAAAGCACGCAATGCCGTGCGGCACACCGCGCTGCCCGCCATTGCCGACGACTCGGGACTCGAAGTCGATGCATTAGACGGCGCGCCCGGCGTGTATTCGGCGCGCTACGCCGGCGCGAACGCCAGCGATGCCGACAATAAGGCGAGCCTGCTCGCGGCGCTTGAAAACGTGGCGGATGCGCGGCGCGGCGCGCGCTTCCGCTGCGTGACGGTGTATCTGCGCCACGACAATGATCCCGCACCGATCATCGGCGAAGGCGTGTGGGAGGGTGAAATTCTGCATACCCCACGCGGCGTGAACGGCTTCGGTTACGATCCGCTGTTCTACGTGCCGACTCACCGATGTGCATCCGCGGAACTGCCAGCCGAGACCAAGAACCGGATCAGCCATCGCGCACGCGCGTTACGCCGGCTCGCGCGATTGCTGCGTCGCTCAGCTTGCGTCTAGTCGCAGCACCTGCCAATCGTGCCGGACATCGTTTCGCAGTCTCCGTTCCGTTTCACTACCTTGCCGCCACTGACCCTGTACGTGCACCTGCCCTGGTGCGCGCGCAAATGTCCTTATTGCGATTTCAACTCGTACGCCGCGCGCGAGGCGATTCCCGAAGCCCGCTATGTCGATGCGTTACTGGCCGATCTGGACTATGAGTTGCCACGAGTCCATGGCAGATGCGTGGAGGCCGTATTCATCGGTGGCGGCACGCCGAGTTTATTTTCGGCGGAGGCCATCGATCGCCTGCTGACAGAGATCGCCGCGCGTGTGACATTGCGTCCTGAGGCGGAGATCACGCTCGAAGCCAATCCCGGCACAGTGGAGGTACGGAAATTCATCGACTTCCGCGCCGCGGGTGTGAATCGCCTCTCCATCGGCGCGCAGAGTTTTAACGACCAGCGCCTTGAACAACTCGGACGTATTCACGACGGGTATGAGGCTATACGTGCGGCTGAAATCGCACGTCACGCCGGCTTCGACAATTTCAATATCGACCTGATGTTCGGCCTGCCGGGTCAGGACGTGGCGGCCTGTATGGACGACTTGCGCATCGCGATGAGCCTGGAGCCCACGCACATCTCGTTCTATCAACTCACCATCGAGCCGAATACATTCTTTCATCACCAGCCGCCGCCGCTGCCGGACGACGAAATCAGCTGGAATATGTACACCCAGGGCATAAGTTTTATGGCCGATCGCGGCTATACTCAATATGAAGTCTCGGCCTATGCGAAGGCTGGCAGGCATTGCCGACACAATCTGAATTACTGGGAATTCGGCGATTATATAGGGATTGGGGCAGGCTCCCATGGCAAGCTGTCGTCGCTGTCGAACTCGATTCAGCGCCGGCACAAGCATCGTCAGCCACGGCAGTACATGGAATGTGCGCTTAAAGGTCAACCTGTCGCGGGCGAATATAAGCTGTCCGCGGAGGATGCAATATTTGAGTTTATGCTCAACGCGTTGCGGTTGAGCGAGGGTTTCGATGCCAGTTTGTTCACCGCGTGCACCGGTCTGGCGCAGAACCTGCTCGTATCGCGGGTTACTGACCTGGTTGCGCGGGGCCTGCTCTGGCAGCGCGCCGGCCGGATCGGGCCTACAGACCTGGGACGACGCTTTCTCAACGACTTAACGGAAGTCTTCCTGCCTGATGAGCGCACTGATTGAAGACGTGCTGGTGACCTGCCCTTATTGCGGGGAGGTGATGGAACTCGATGTCGATTGTACGGGCGGCGACCAGACCTACTACGAGGATTGCCAGACATGCTGCGTGGCTGTGCAGTTGGTAATCATGGTAGACGATCGCAGAAATCTCGCTTCGGCCACCGCCCGCCGGGACGATGAATAGCTCGGACGATGAGTAAAAATTACGTTCCCGTCACCTGCGAGCGTTACAGCCAGTATGAGCTGGTCATCCTGCGGGGCCAGTCGCTGCAGGTGGCCTGGCACGGCACGCGCGGCCTCGCGCGTATCGAGATTCTAAAACCCCTGAACCTTCGCACGCGCTCGGGCGGCGAATATCTGATTGCCCGCAACCGCTTGGGCCAGTGGCGCGTGATGCGGCTGGACCGGATAAGTAATGCGAAGGTTTTATAACCAAACCGATAAAAAAAATCGCGGATCGACGATATATCGTTGGCTTGTGAATTGCTAAAGTAGCCTTGTTATACACAGTAAAAATTGCACTCGGAAGGATTGTGGCAATGTTCGGCCGAAGCGCTTCACGAATTCGTTTGTTTCTTGTCAACTCTTAGCAATCAATAACTTGGGCAGGCGCTTAATTTTTAGGCACTGTAACGGCGCGGTCACATTCATTCACGCTACGCGCGGTTTGCCCCAGTACGTCCACAGAGTTATCCACAGATTTTGTGGATAACCGGCAAAAATTAACTGCAACAGATACTTAGCTCAACTGGAGAGGCTCGATGCCAATTACGTCGAAACAAGCACGGTTGCCGCAACGCCGCAACCTGCGTATGATCCTCGACTTCGTATTTTTGCATCCCGCCCAAGAGGCAGTCATGAAGCCTGAAATCCATCCCGATTACCACCAAGTAACAGTCAACTGTAGTTGCGGCAACAGCTTCAAAACGCGTTCGACGTACGGTAGCGAGCAGCTTCACATTGAGGTATGCGCGCAATGTCATCCATTTTTCACCGGCAAGCAGAAAATGCTCGACACGGCCGGTCAGGTGGATAAATTCCGGCGCCGCTACGGTGTAAAGTAACCGCAAGTTTCGCAATGATTTGACGGGGCGTGGCAGTACGGCTCGGCTTATCTCAGCGCCGCAAACGTGGGAGTTGTTTGACACGCTTGCGTCAGAACCTCGCTTTCATCATGACCATCACGCGAGCGGGGCCCAGGTATGGCGCCGAACACGGCATAGCTGTCGGCGCTGGCCGAGGCGACAAAAATCCTGTTAGGAACATCCCATGCGCGCGAGCACGCGCCATTGGTTATGGCCGCACAATAGATCAACTTGATAGCTACCGGCCAGCAAGGTAAACGACTCGCATCTACGTAGCTACTGGAACTTGTGCGGCGCCGGCTCCACGGCATCGTTTACCCTCTCAATCGCCCTTCGCTCCAGCTCAGGCAGACCCAAATGGCACGCATCAGCCCTTATTTCGACATCAAGAAAGATTCGAAAGGCAACGAGTACATGGAAGTGTACCTGGAGGGCATTGCCCTCCTGCGGCTGGTGTTGAGTAATAAAGGAACGAGCTTCACGCAGGATGAGCGGGTGGAACTCGGCCTGGATGGCCTGTTGCCGCCACAGATCAATACGCTGGAGCAGCAGGTGGATCGGGTTTACCGTGGCTACCTGCGCGTTTCCGATCCGCTGGGTAAATACCAGTATCTGCGCGCGGTGCAGGAGCGCTCGGAAATCCTGTTCTACGCCCTGCTCGAACATTATCTTGAAGAGATGCTGCCTATCGTCTACACACCGACCGTAGGTCAGGCGGTGCAGGAATACAGCTACATTTACCAGAATCCCCGCGGGCTGTCGTTCTCGCCGCTCAATATCGAGCGCGCGGAGACGGTGGTTAAAAGCTATCCATGGTACGACGTGCGCATGATCGTGGCGACTGACTCGTCGGCGATCCTGGGGCTGGGCGATCAAGGCTATGGCGGGCTTGCGATCGCCATCGGCAAGCTGGCGTTGTACACGGTCGGCGGTGGTGTGAGCCCGTTTCACACCTGCCCAGTCAAACTGGATGTGGGCACCGATCGTCTGGACCTGGTCAACGATCCCACGTATCTCGGCGTGCGCCAGCAGCGTATGCGCGGCGAGGGCTATTTCGCCTTCATCGACAAGTTCGTGCAGGCGGTGCGTGGTCGCTGGCCCCACGCGATTATCCAGTGGGAGGATCTCGCCAAGGAAGTCGCGTTCAAGGTGCTGGAACGCTATCGCCACGAAATCCCCTGCTTCAATGACGACATTCAGGGCACCGGTGCGGTGGCGCTGGCGGGCCTGATATCGGCCTGCAGGATAAAGGGCGAATCCTTGGCCGCGCAAAATATCGTCGTATTCGGGGCGGGCGCGGGCGGCATCGGCGTCGCCTGGGCGCTCGTGGAGGGGCTGGTGCGTGAGGGTTTAAGCTGCGCCGATGCGCACGCGCGCGTGTTTGTCATCGACTCCAAGGGCTTGCTGGTGGTGGGGCGCGCGATGGACCCTTACAAGCAGGCGTTCGCGCAGCATCCGGAACGGATACGGGACTGGCAAGTGGCGGGGGCGATCCCCACGATGCTGGAAGTCATCCAGAACGCCTCCGCTACGGCGCTGCTGGGTTTGAGCGGCCAGACCGGCGCATTCAATCAGCCCATTATCACCGCGCTGGGACAAAACACGCTGCGCCCGATCGTGTTCGCGCTCTCCAATCCCACCTCGGTTTCGGAGGCGTTGCCCGAAGACGTCGTCAAGTGGACCGAAGGGCGCGCGATCGTGGCGACCGGCAGCCCGTTTGCGGATGTGACGCACAAAGGCTCGATTTATTCGGTCGGGCAGGGCAATAACGCGTTTATCTTCCCCGGCCTCGGTTTCGCGTCGATCTTGAGCGAATCGCGCGAAATCACCGACAACATGGTGATGGACGCGGCATATGCGCTATCCGATTACACCGCGGCCACGCATCTCGATGACGGCCGGGTTTATCCGCCGACCCGCGAACTACAAGAAGTAGCAATCAGGGTGGCGGTGCGAGTGATCCGCCGCGCGCTCGACGATGGCGTGGCCGGCAAAACCGATCTGGAGGGCCGCGATCTGGATGCTTACGTGCGCTCGCGGTTCTGGAAGCCGCGTTATCTGCCGTTCGTGCGGGGACAGCAGTAACGGGATTCACCGCAGAGGCCCAAAGAACGCAAAGGTAACGTGGAATCAACGCACGTCGAAGGAGGAGATAAAGAATATACCGGGAATTGCCGCCTCTGAGACTCCTTTGCATTCTTTGCGTTTTTGTGGTCTTCGCACTGATTCTAGCGGGCGCCCGCAGTCAGCACCAATGCCTCGCCGCGCTCGTCCAGGGTGTGAAGAATCACTGAGCGACGCCATACACTGTGAATGTATTCCAGCACCTTGATGGTGCGCTGCGCGTGCAGGCCACGACCGTCGGTGGCATGTTCGTGCTGTAATTCCAGGGTGCCGTCCGTCTGCACCCTGATCGCGCTGACGGTGGGCGCGCCGAAATTGAATTTGCCGCCCAGCAGTGATTCGCGCAAATCGTTGATGTCCGCCTTGTTTACCTTGACCTCGCCATTTTTCTTGGCCGTGTAGCCAAACAGGTTAAGCTCTTCGGCCAGGTCTTCGGTCAGATAATTGCGTACAAAACTGAAGTCGTCATCCTCGGTCATGATCTTGCGCGCCTCGGTCAACCCGCGCGACTCAACGATCTTGCCCCACATCGAGAATCCCAGATGATACGGGTTCACCGACAGTGCCACCTGCTGACCGCCAGCGTAGGGGCGCACGACGTCCGAGTGTGTCTTGA is a window from the Gammaproteobacteria bacterium genome containing:
- a CDS encoding CPXCG motif-containing cysteine-rich protein, whose protein sequence is MIEDVLVTCPYCGEVMELDVDCTGGDQTYYEDCQTCCVAVQLVIMVDDRRNLASATARRDDE
- a CDS encoding transcriptional antiterminator, Rof, which codes for MSKNYVPVTCERYSQYELVILRGQSLQVAWHGTRGLARIEILKPLNLRTRSGGEYLIARNRLGQWRVMRLDRISNAKVL
- a CDS encoding YicC family protein; protein product: MIRSMTGFARAEWKGEPGTLTCELRGVNHRYLDVVLRLPDELRGLENALREQAGRVLPRGRLECQLRFQRADQAADTVHVNEGLAKAVIVAAHRVEALMNNAARMTAIDVLRWPGAVAEPQYDPQPLQAAVVDLFAAALAELIDSREREGARIRDLISTRCATISKLVAQVRARRPQVLNAMRDKLQARIAELDVNADPGRLEQELAFTAQKLDVDEELDRLDGHLEEVKDILARDEPVGRRLDFLMQEFNREANTLSSKSADLATTQAAVELKVLIEQMREQIQNVE
- the rph gene encoding ribonuclease PH encodes the protein MRPSGRACGELRPISFQRHYTRHAEGAVLVEAGDTKVLCTASVEERAPVFLKGTGQGWVTAEYGMLPRSTGERMAREAARGRQSGRTQEIQRLIGRALRAAVDLKALNERSIVIDCDVIQADGGTRTAAISGAFVALCDAMKSLKSRRRIAKDPLYGMVAAVSVGIFEGQPVLDLDYTEDSAAETDMSVVMNDAGAFIEVQGTAEGHAFRMEELHAMLELAGKGISIIMDAQRQALARD
- a CDS encoding oxygen-independent coproporphyrinogen III oxidase-like protein gives rise to the protein MVSQSPFRFTTLPPLTLYVHLPWCARKCPYCDFNSYAAREAIPEARYVDALLADLDYELPRVHGRCVEAVFIGGGTPSLFSAEAIDRLLTEIAARVTLRPEAEITLEANPGTVEVRKFIDFRAAGVNRLSIGAQSFNDQRLEQLGRIHDGYEAIRAAEIARHAGFDNFNIDLMFGLPGQDVAACMDDLRIAMSLEPTHISFYQLTIEPNTFFHHQPPPLPDDEISWNMYTQGISFMADRGYTQYEVSAYAKAGRHCRHNLNYWEFGDYIGIGAGSHGKLSSLSNSIQRRHKHRQPRQYMECALKGQPVAGEYKLSAEDAIFEFMLNALRLSEGFDASLFTACTGLAQNLLVSRVTDLVARGLLWQRAGRIGPTDLGRRFLNDLTEVFLPDERTD
- a CDS encoding NAD-dependent malic enzyme; protein product: MARISPYFDIKKDSKGNEYMEVYLEGIALLRLVLSNKGTSFTQDERVELGLDGLLPPQINTLEQQVDRVYRGYLRVSDPLGKYQYLRAVQERSEILFYALLEHYLEEMLPIVYTPTVGQAVQEYSYIYQNPRGLSFSPLNIERAETVVKSYPWYDVRMIVATDSSAILGLGDQGYGGLAIAIGKLALYTVGGGVSPFHTCPVKLDVGTDRLDLVNDPTYLGVRQQRMRGEGYFAFIDKFVQAVRGRWPHAIIQWEDLAKEVAFKVLERYRHEIPCFNDDIQGTGAVALAGLISACRIKGESLAAQNIVVFGAGAGGIGVAWALVEGLVREGLSCADAHARVFVIDSKGLLVVGRAMDPYKQAFAQHPERIRDWQVAGAIPTMLEVIQNASATALLGLSGQTGAFNQPIITALGQNTLRPIVFALSNPTSVSEALPEDVVKWTEGRAIVATGSPFADVTHKGSIYSVGQGNNAFIFPGLGFASILSESREITDNMVMDAAYALSDYTAATHLDDGRVYPPTRELQEVAIRVAVRVIRRALDDGVAGKTDLEGRDLDAYVRSRFWKPRYLPFVRGQQ
- the rpmE gene encoding 50S ribosomal protein L31; protein product: MKPEIHPDYHQVTVNCSCGNSFKTRSTYGSEQLHIEVCAQCHPFFTGKQKMLDTAGQVDKFRRRYGVK
- the rdgB gene encoding RdgB/HAM1 family non-canonical purine NTP pyrophosphatase, with the protein product MRSAKRVVLASNNRAKLRELATLLDGLPFEIVNQSAFDVPAAQETGLTFVENAILKARNAVRHTALPAIADDSGLEVDALDGAPGVYSARYAGANASDADNKASLLAALENVADARRGARFRCVTVYLRHDNDPAPIIGEGVWEGEILHTPRGVNGFGYDPLFYVPTHRCASAELPAETKNRISHRARALRRLARLLRRSACV